One Maribacter dokdonensis DSW-8 genomic region harbors:
- a CDS encoding SusC/RagA family TonB-linked outer membrane protein, whose product MKKLKLLMVFLLLGMSSVLLAQSSVTGTVADTQGMPIPGASIVVKGTSNGTVTDFDGNFSIAVDDGNVLSVSYLGYKPVEVTYSGQSNIQITMEEDTAQLDEVVVIGYGSVKKSDLTGAVASVDSETLTEQRKTDVGQAIQGRIAGVDVRTLNSKPGAPLSIKIRGNTVITANQGNERDGVSDNLDDDPSKPLFVVDGIFFDDISVLNPSDIEQMDILKDASATAIYGSRGANGVVIITTKSGIEGKTVFTYDSSFGLRSATNVPELYSGPEYLEFVDDVLRARAWQGTDRTVASYNSIVVDRSTEIQSSNEEASNVANGRYTDWMDLFRKTGLQTSHTVGMSGGSDGLVYNGSIGYLHDEGVMGIEEFERYNLSASLSKKVSDKVTVGIKSYLALSEREEGSRELFRSTLRLAPTVNPYDENGEPILFPDDQDLRFVNPIYDAEGAWRINTKTLDVIANVFFNYKPNDWINFKTQFSPNISTQRFGEYRGLLTKSSRNDPSRIQSHYQTDFKTSYTWDNILDFNFDIAEGHNLKTTLINSLYYSNPEGSDIQVRDFDTDAYLFFNTEGGAEIPRDYGSFYEKETLASFAGRLNYSINDKYLFTFTGRYDGSSKLAVGNKWAFFPSAAFAWRASEEPFLQNVDWLSNLKLRLSYGESGNDKTVNPYSSLAFLAQDSYLFGDDFNVGKSVEGLSNADLSWEVSKEYNLGLDLSVLNSRVNFGFEFYNKETEGSILARQLSFVTGFGDSGTVGNFGSVRNRGVELTLNTVNVRTDNFTWRTNINYTNNDNEILELYDGIEQILVGSDSRLNGVLQVGAPIDATFDYEVDGIWQIDEAAEAESFGLLPGQYKYVDQNGDGVINQEDKRVIGSQSPDWIAGMTNTFNYKNLELNVQVNTRQGVFGHSEFHQNFASFNGDAAVFNSLKQDYWTPNNPDARYPSPEYGESSYPWFYEDMSFVRVGNIGLAYSFSQDLLDKLNMSTLRLSLDVQNPFTFTDFAGPDPETGLQNSYNMGYSVKTVLFGLKLSY is encoded by the coding sequence ATGAAAAAACTAAAACTATTAATGGTATTCCTTTTATTGGGTATGTCATCGGTACTATTGGCGCAGAGTAGCGTAACGGGTACGGTGGCAGATACCCAAGGCATGCCAATTCCTGGAGCATCTATCGTAGTAAAAGGAACATCAAATGGAACGGTTACCGATTTTGATGGCAACTTTAGTATAGCGGTAGATGATGGAAATGTTCTAAGTGTATCTTATTTAGGTTATAAACCTGTAGAGGTGACTTATTCCGGTCAATCTAACATTCAAATTACTATGGAAGAAGATACGGCTCAGCTAGATGAGGTAGTAGTAATTGGATATGGTTCTGTGAAAAAGAGTGACTTAACGGGCGCTGTAGCTTCTGTAGACAGTGAAACGCTTACAGAGCAAAGAAAGACGGATGTAGGGCAGGCAATACAAGGGCGTATTGCCGGGGTAGATGTAAGAACCCTTAATTCAAAACCTGGAGCACCTTTATCTATAAAGATTCGAGGTAATACCGTAATTACTGCAAACCAAGGTAATGAGCGTGATGGTGTTAGTGATAATCTAGATGATGATCCTTCTAAACCTCTTTTTGTGGTCGATGGTATATTTTTCGATGATATAAGTGTTTTGAATCCTTCTGATATCGAGCAGATGGATATTTTGAAAGATGCTTCCGCAACAGCAATTTATGGTTCTAGAGGTGCTAACGGTGTGGTTATCATTACAACAAAGAGTGGTATTGAAGGTAAAACCGTTTTTACTTATGATTCTTCTTTTGGATTACGATCGGCAACTAATGTTCCAGAACTTTACTCAGGTCCTGAATATTTAGAGTTTGTGGATGATGTTCTAAGGGCTAGAGCTTGGCAAGGTACAGATAGAACGGTTGCATCTTATAATAGTATCGTAGTAGATCGCTCCACTGAAATTCAATCATCTAACGAAGAAGCATCTAATGTTGCTAATGGTAGGTATACTGATTGGATGGACCTTTTTAGAAAAACAGGTTTACAAACTAGCCATACCGTTGGTATGTCCGGTGGTAGTGATGGTTTGGTCTATAACGGTTCAATTGGTTATTTACATGATGAAGGTGTCATGGGTATAGAGGAGTTCGAAAGATATAATCTAAGTGCTTCTTTATCTAAAAAAGTATCTGACAAGGTAACGGTTGGTATTAAATCTTATTTGGCTCTTTCAGAAAGAGAAGAAGGTAGTAGAGAACTGTTTAGAAGTACGCTGCGCCTAGCACCAACGGTTAATCCTTATGACGAGAACGGAGAGCCTATTTTATTTCCAGATGATCAAGATTTGCGATTTGTAAACCCTATTTATGATGCAGAGGGTGCTTGGAGAATTAATACTAAAACCTTAGATGTTATCGCCAATGTATTTTTTAACTATAAGCCAAATGATTGGATCAATTTTAAAACACAATTTTCTCCAAATATTAGTACTCAACGTTTTGGGGAATATAGAGGCTTGTTAACGAAATCATCAAGAAATGACCCATCTAGAATTCAGTCTCATTATCAAACAGACTTTAAGACATCTTATACATGGGATAATATTCTTGATTTTAATTTTGATATAGCCGAAGGTCACAACCTTAAAACTACCTTGATCAATTCATTGTACTATTCTAACCCTGAGGGAAGTGATATACAGGTACGTGATTTTGATACTGATGCATACTTGTTCTTTAATACTGAAGGAGGTGCAGAGATACCTAGAGATTATGGTAGTTTTTATGAAAAAGAGACTTTAGCCTCGTTTGCGGGTCGTTTAAACTATAGTATTAATGATAAATACCTGTTTACTTTTACTGGTAGATATGACGGTTCTTCTAAACTGGCGGTAGGTAATAAATGGGCATTTTTTCCATCCGCAGCTTTTGCTTGGAGAGCTAGTGAAGAACCTTTTTTGCAGAATGTTGATTGGTTAAGTAATTTGAAATTACGTTTAAGTTACGGTGAATCCGGTAATGACAAAACGGTAAACCCATATAGTTCATTAGCATTTTTGGCACAGGATAGTTATTTGTTCGGTGATGATTTTAATGTTGGTAAATCTGTTGAGGGGCTGTCAAATGCAGATTTATCTTGGGAGGTTTCTAAGGAGTACAACCTCGGATTAGATCTTTCTGTTCTAAATAGTAGGGTTAATTTCGGTTTTGAATTTTACAACAAAGAAACAGAAGGTAGTATTCTTGCCCGTCAATTGTCTTTCGTAACTGGTTTTGGAGATTCTGGTACCGTAGGTAATTTTGGTTCGGTAAGAAACAGAGGTGTGGAACTTACCTTAAATACCGTAAACGTACGTACAGACAACTTTACATGGCGTACCAACATCAATTATACGAATAATGATAACGAAATACTTGAGCTTTATGATGGTATAGAACAGATCTTAGTTGGTTCGGACTCTAGACTGAATGGAGTTTTGCAAGTAGGTGCACCAATTGATGCAACATTTGATTATGAGGTAGATGGTATTTGGCAAATAGACGAGGCTGCGGAAGCGGAGTCCTTTGGACTATTACCTGGGCAGTATAAATATGTAGATCAAAATGGTGATGGAGTTATTAACCAAGAAGATAAAAGGGTTATAGGTTCTCAATCTCCAGATTGGATCGCAGGTATGACAAATACCTTTAACTATAAGAATCTTGAATTGAACGTTCAAGTCAATACAAGGCAAGGAGTATTTGGACATTCTGAGTTTCATCAAAACTTTGCTTCATTTAATGGTGATGCTGCAGTATTCAATAGTTTAAAGCAAGATTATTGGACACCTAATAATCCTGATGCTAGATATCCTTCGCCAGAATATGGAGAATCTTCTTACCCTTGGTTCTATGAAGATATGTCTTTTGTAAGAGTTGGTAATATTGGTCTTGCCTATTCATTTTCTCAAGACCTTTTAGACAAGTTGAATATGTCTACGTTACGTCTATCGCTTGATGTTCAAAATCCGTTCACTTTTACCGATTTTGCTGGTCCGGATCCAGAAACAGGTTTACAGAACTCCTATAATATGGGGTATTCTGTCAAAACAGTTTTATTCGGATTAAAATTATCGTACTAA
- a CDS encoding RagB/SusD family nutrient uptake outer membrane protein codes for MKLLKYIKIITVFFIMISLNYACDDYLEEEIYSDITSENFITQDNADQLVVGVYSSLRDVYKEYTFQYLGTDVFTSKSEIFSFSPTNDYFNLNSGEGLAVWSNNYSVVGKANIVINRYENQINWSDANLGARDYGIAQAKALRGLAYFNLVQQYGGVVIEVDEVQTIRTDYARSTEAETYAQIISDLEEAIPVLLDDPSTGRISKRAAQHLLAEVYLTRAYTSAGTSADFDTAAALAEQAIGDYDIRSQSFAEVFDYGNQENDEVLFAIQYGNSGLADDKSNNKHSLFMNQVFNYPGVNRTTTPYGVSGFGAMPTPFFYSLFADNDTREDATIHRAIIADSDEPDGPDNIVAGDTIVYYPKNALDADELADRLNRYWVYQPDQYLFGLPDDIPGVNYLYSLNIERTNFPIFKKFDDQDFNEDTDGARDTFVFRVAGTHLIAAEAYLGAGNTASALNHLNIVRERATGVANEYTSISIDDILNERAIELAGEENRWAVLKRTGKLEERIALYNPHVMDHGTFNAGIHLLRPIPANELQLSDGSLEQNPGY; via the coding sequence ATGAAACTATTAAAATATATAAAGATTATAACTGTCTTCTTTATCATGATTTCGCTGAATTATGCCTGCGATGATTATTTAGAAGAAGAGATATACTCAGATATTACTTCTGAGAATTTTATTACACAAGATAATGCCGATCAATTGGTGGTTGGGGTGTATAGCAGTTTAAGAGATGTTTATAAAGAGTATACTTTTCAATATTTGGGCACTGATGTCTTTACAAGTAAAAGTGAAATATTCTCTTTTAGTCCAACAAACGACTATTTTAATTTAAACTCAGGTGAAGGCCTTGCGGTTTGGTCAAATAATTATAGTGTAGTTGGTAAAGCCAATATTGTAATTAACAGATATGAGAATCAAATAAACTGGAGCGATGCAAATTTAGGGGCAAGAGATTACGGTATAGCCCAGGCTAAGGCACTAAGAGGTTTGGCGTATTTTAATTTGGTACAACAATACGGAGGGGTAGTCATAGAGGTAGATGAGGTGCAGACCATTCGTACAGATTATGCCAGATCTACAGAAGCTGAAACATATGCACAGATTATTTCAGATTTAGAAGAGGCTATTCCCGTATTGTTAGATGACCCTAGTACAGGAAGAATTTCTAAACGCGCAGCACAACACCTTTTAGCTGAGGTTTATTTAACAAGGGCATACACTTCGGCCGGTACTTCGGCAGATTTTGATACAGCTGCGGCATTGGCTGAGCAGGCGATAGGTGATTATGATATTCGTAGCCAGTCTTTTGCAGAGGTTTTTGATTATGGTAATCAAGAAAATGACGAAGTATTATTTGCCATACAATATGGAAATAGTGGATTGGCAGATGATAAAAGTAATAACAAGCATTCGCTTTTTATGAATCAGGTATTCAATTATCCTGGTGTGAATAGAACTACAACACCCTATGGGGTAAGTGGTTTTGGGGCAATGCCTACACCATTCTTCTATTCTTTGTTCGCCGATAACGATACAAGGGAAGATGCTACAATTCACCGTGCGATCATAGCCGACAGTGATGAACCAGATGGTCCAGATAATATTGTTGCAGGTGATACCATAGTTTATTACCCTAAAAATGCACTAGATGCGGATGAATTAGCAGATCGCTTAAATCGTTATTGGGTATACCAACCAGATCAGTATCTATTTGGATTGCCCGATGATATACCAGGAGTTAATTATTTATATTCTTTAAATATTGAAAGAACAAATTTTCCAATATTTAAAAAGTTCGATGATCAAGACTTTAATGAAGATACCGATGGGGCTAGAGATACCTTCGTATTTAGGGTAGCCGGCACACACTTAATTGCAGCAGAAGCTTATTTGGGAGCAGGTAATACAGCATCGGCCCTTAATCATTTAAATATTGTTAGAGAGAGAGCCACTGGTGTTGCAAATGAATATACATCGATAAGCATTGATGATATTTTAAATGAAAGGGCTATAGAACTTGCAGGAGAAGAAAATAGATGGGCAGTACTAAAGCGTACCGGTAAGTTAGAAGAGCGTATTGCGCTATACAATCCACATGTTATGGATCATGGGACTTTCAATGCAGGCATTCACTTGTTAAGACCAATACCTGCCAATGAACTACAATTGTCAGATGGTTCTTTAGAACAAAATCCTGGTTATTAA
- a CDS encoding Gfo/Idh/MocA family protein, which yields MSSNRRNFIKKTALGAVGATIASGTANAMTAKSYSKIIGANDRIHVAIQGLGRRYGAYIPAIAHKKNNVELTYLCDVMKSQRDKAATEVASKISSKPKLENDIRKILDDKNVDAIFMSTPDHWHAPGACMAMQAGKHVYLEKPCSHNPREGELVVAYQKKFDKVVQMGNQQRSALESQEIIRDIHNGVIGDVYKATAFYISARGRVPHQTKANPPEGLDWELFQGPAPRRAYTDNTWDYNWHWYGWDYGTAEMGNNATHELDIARWALGVTYPEHVSVDAGKYHYKDDGWEMYDTMEATFKFAGNKTIKWDGNSRTGYHKFGNKYGRGTIVSGSEGTAYIDRGGYKLFDQKGNFIKENLSSGEEAGTALGGGGDMSTLHTVNFFDAIRGKAELTSPIDEGAISQMLTHYANIASRIDDSFEVDEATGRIFNREAMKLWSRTYEPGWEIKDV from the coding sequence ATGAGTTCAAACAGAAGAAATTTTATTAAGAAAACAGCTTTGGGTGCAGTTGGGGCTACGATAGCCAGTGGTACCGCAAATGCGATGACAGCAAAGAGCTATTCTAAAATAATAGGTGCAAACGATAGAATTCATGTAGCTATTCAAGGTTTAGGTAGAAGGTATGGTGCCTATATACCTGCTATAGCACACAAAAAAAATAATGTTGAGCTTACCTATTTATGTGATGTAATGAAAAGTCAGCGAGACAAAGCTGCCACAGAAGTAGCCTCTAAAATTAGCAGCAAACCAAAATTGGAGAACGACATCAGAAAAATATTGGACGATAAAAATGTTGATGCCATATTTATGTCCACGCCAGATCATTGGCATGCACCAGGTGCCTGTATGGCAATGCAAGCCGGCAAACACGTTTATTTAGAAAAACCTTGTAGCCATAACCCACGCGAAGGTGAGTTGGTGGTTGCCTATCAAAAGAAATTTGATAAAGTAGTGCAAATGGGCAACCAGCAAAGATCTGCCCTAGAATCTCAAGAAATTATAAGAGATATACACAACGGTGTAATTGGTGATGTTTACAAGGCAACCGCATTCTATATTAGTGCAAGAGGTCGTGTACCCCACCAAACCAAGGCAAACCCGCCAGAAGGTTTAGATTGGGAACTTTTTCAAGGACCGGCTCCAAGAAGAGCGTACACGGACAACACTTGGGATTATAATTGGCATTGGTACGGATGGGATTATGGTACCGCAGAAATGGGCAACAATGCCACCCATGAACTTGACATTGCACGTTGGGCATTGGGTGTTACCTATCCCGAACACGTATCTGTAGATGCTGGCAAGTATCATTATAAAGATGATGGATGGGAAATGTATGACACAATGGAAGCAACTTTTAAATTCGCTGGAAACAAAACTATTAAGTGGGATGGAAATAGTAGAACCGGATATCATAAATTTGGCAACAAATATGGTAGGGGCACCATAGTTTCAGGTTCAGAAGGTACTGCATATATTGATCGCGGCGGTTATAAGTTATTTGACCAAAAAGGAAATTTCATTAAAGAAAACCTTTCTTCTGGAGAAGAAGCAGGTACTGCACTAGGTGGTGGTGGCGATATGTCAACTCTACACACTGTCAACTTCTTTGATGCCATTAGGGGAAAAGCCGAATTAACCTCTCCTATAGATGAGGGAGCTATTAGCCAAATGCTAACACATTATGCAAATATAGCTTCTAGAATAGATGATTCATTTGAAGTTGATGAAGCTACAGGTCGCATTTTTAATAGAGAAGCCATGAAATTATGGTCTAGAACATACGAACCAGGTTGGGAAATAAAAGATGTATAA
- a CDS encoding glycosyl hydrolase 115 family protein gives MIKKNRLLKLFLILSACLACCIGCNSNFKNPSAVYLVMAEHATTAATSTIRDLKNDLEKVLEEDVFIITPNSTVPENTLVFILGTSQDTFINKFVTNGQVKLSKSTPGSGGGIWAINTYHKNKAIVIAGSDEQGLQYAIYDFSKDVLGVDPLEYWTGKLPQKKKINDLLNFEPKTIAPPKVPMLTYFENDVDELANYRGELLKYDWESYTEMINSLVRLRYNSIQLFDMLGRPEFFIRPEYKALKPDYQIDIDYVEKMIDYAHEKGMKIAVDFALGYQIHPMDAEKADCWKTYKADWLQAWRYYFEHTPLAKTDVFILRPRHQVWDWKYESSCGESKIEVFNEVYAAFGELVDEYKPESQKVLVCYSDGMEMWNNGFRPPKDWTVLWSDHGFGEFEHLPSTTDGYDFGTYMHAGYWLNHTVHNPYPEKVESVMKEMFHKYDADNYCLVNGQNFRPFLLNLVAYSQVCYSPDDFHADTFYKDWTEQYFSPEAAEHAVNSMKYLSEAQEGRKGYVEHLWEIREAVSYLSNAPIERPGKSPVPYDYDRVIGDVENVERINVVLKKAITEAKLGYEKLGNNDNFYHSYVLLPAQLYSDLIVFETSLHKMAQLKKQFENTKDKQYLKEAISLLTAAKKQLDTILDRRSTGDIDDKWKNWYAIANRRQNNGFPSYDMLNAIETNLTKMTL, from the coding sequence ATGATTAAAAAAAACAGATTATTAAAGCTTTTCTTAATTCTGTCTGCTTGTTTAGCATGTTGTATAGGCTGTAACAGCAACTTTAAAAATCCGTCGGCTGTATATTTAGTTATGGCAGAACATGCTACTACTGCTGCAACTTCGACGATTCGTGATCTAAAAAACGATCTAGAAAAAGTTTTAGAGGAAGATGTATTTATAATCACGCCGAATTCTACGGTACCTGAAAATACACTTGTATTTATTTTAGGAACTTCTCAAGATACCTTTATAAATAAGTTTGTTACTAATGGCCAAGTAAAGCTTTCTAAATCAACACCAGGTTCTGGAGGCGGCATTTGGGCTATAAATACTTACCATAAGAATAAAGCTATAGTTATTGCAGGTTCAGATGAGCAAGGTTTGCAATATGCGATATATGATTTCTCAAAAGATGTTTTGGGTGTTGATCCCTTAGAGTATTGGACGGGAAAATTACCTCAGAAGAAAAAGATCAATGACCTATTGAACTTTGAACCAAAGACTATAGCCCCACCAAAGGTGCCAATGCTAACTTATTTTGAGAATGACGTAGATGAATTGGCAAACTATAGGGGCGAGTTATTAAAATACGATTGGGAGAGCTATACTGAAATGATCAACTCTTTGGTACGTCTTCGTTATAATTCTATTCAACTTTTCGACATGTTGGGTAGACCAGAGTTTTTTATTAGACCTGAGTATAAAGCCTTAAAGCCAGACTATCAAATAGATATTGACTATGTAGAGAAAATGATAGATTATGCCCATGAGAAAGGAATGAAGATAGCGGTAGATTTTGCTCTTGGGTATCAAATTCATCCAATGGATGCTGAAAAAGCAGATTGTTGGAAAACATATAAAGCAGATTGGTTACAAGCTTGGCGCTATTATTTTGAGCATACACCGTTGGCAAAAACAGACGTTTTTATATTAAGACCACGCCACCAAGTATGGGATTGGAAATATGAAAGTTCCTGTGGGGAGAGTAAAATTGAGGTATTTAACGAGGTTTATGCCGCATTTGGTGAACTGGTAGATGAGTATAAGCCAGAGTCTCAAAAGGTACTTGTTTGCTATTCTGATGGTATGGAAATGTGGAACAATGGTTTTAGACCTCCTAAAGATTGGACCGTGCTTTGGTCTGATCATGGATTTGGCGAATTTGAGCACTTACCAAGTACTACCGATGGTTATGATTTTGGAACATATATGCATGCTGGTTATTGGCTAAACCATACGGTACACAATCCATATCCAGAGAAGGTGGAGTCTGTAATGAAAGAAATGTTCCATAAATATGATGCTGATAATTATTGTTTGGTCAATGGGCAAAATTTTAGACCGTTTCTGTTAAATCTGGTTGCTTATAGCCAGGTATGTTATAGCCCAGATGACTTTCACGCGGATACTTTTTATAAAGATTGGACAGAACAATACTTTAGCCCAGAAGCAGCTGAACATGCAGTGAATTCAATGAAATATTTAAGTGAGGCACAAGAGGGCAGAAAGGGGTATGTAGAGCATTTATGGGAAATTAGGGAGGCAGTTTCTTATTTATCCAACGCCCCAATAGAAAGACCGGGTAAATCACCTGTGCCATATGATTATGATCGTGTAATTGGTGATGTAGAAAACGTTGAAAGAATCAATGTAGTTTTAAAGAAAGCAATTACTGAAGCAAAATTAGGATATGAAAAATTGGGTAACAATGATAATTTTTACCATTCCTATGTGCTTCTTCCAGCGCAGTTGTATTCAGATTTAATTGTCTTTGAAACATCATTACATAAAATGGCTCAACTCAAAAAACAATTTGAGAATACTAAAGATAAACAATATTTGAAAGAAGCTATTTCTTTACTAACAGCAGCAAAGAAACAACTAGATACAATTTTAGATCGCAGAAGTACCGGTGATATCGATGATAAATGGAAAAACTGGTATGCTATAGCTAACAGAAGACAAAATAATGGTTTTCCTTCTTATGATATGCTTAATGCTATTGAAACTAATCTTACTAAAATGACTCTTTAA
- a CDS encoding 3-keto-disaccharide hydrolase, which produces MKNYLINSKLLLVATVTLLISCSETPKDNAPWVDLFDGETLKGWHKLGGDATYAVKEGAIVGTTTHNTPNTFLTTDEMYSDFILELDYKVDSTMNSGIQIRSNSIPTYRDGRVHGYQVEIDPSERAWSGGIYDESRRGWLNPMTNNPAAQKAFKQNDWNHYRIEAIGDTIKTWVNDVPAAYLIDDKTAKGFICLQVHSINRDQKAGTDIIWKNVRIITDSVSKYSRNSPLTPIITKNQLTIDEKKDGWKLLWDGKTTDGWRGAKLEEFPEKGWKIEDGVLSVLSSGGEESAAGGDIVTKELYGDFELKVDFKLTPGANSGIKYYVDTEINKGEGSSIGLEYQILDDNLHPDAKKGNHEGSRTVSSLYDLIQADVNKPIKPIGEWNTAYIISKDNHVEHWLNGTKVLEYERKSDAYRKLVSESKYAKWPNFGELDKGQILLQDHGDLVSFKNVKIRAINNTKE; this is translated from the coding sequence ATGAAAAATTACCTGATCAACAGTAAATTATTACTCGTGGCAACCGTTACATTATTAATTAGTTGTAGCGAAACTCCTAAAGACAATGCCCCGTGGGTGGATCTTTTTGATGGAGAAACTTTAAAAGGATGGCATAAATTAGGAGGAGATGCAACCTATGCCGTTAAAGAAGGTGCCATAGTAGGAACCACAACCCACAACACTCCTAACACATTTTTAACTACCGATGAAATGTATAGCGATTTCATATTAGAATTAGACTATAAGGTAGATTCTACCATGAATTCGGGAATTCAAATTAGAAGTAATAGTATACCAACATATAGAGATGGAAGGGTACATGGATATCAAGTTGAAATAGACCCTTCTGAAAGAGCCTGGAGCGGTGGTATTTATGATGAATCAAGGCGTGGTTGGTTAAACCCTATGACCAATAATCCAGCTGCACAAAAAGCTTTTAAGCAAAACGACTGGAACCATTATAGAATTGAAGCTATAGGTGATACGATTAAAACTTGGGTAAATGACGTACCTGCCGCATATCTTATAGATGATAAAACCGCAAAAGGTTTTATATGCCTACAGGTGCATAGCATTAATAGAGATCAAAAAGCAGGAACAGATATTATTTGGAAAAATGTAAGAATTATAACCGATAGTGTTTCTAAATACTCAAGAAATTCTCCTTTAACTCCTATTATTACCAAAAATCAACTGACCATAGATGAAAAGAAAGACGGCTGGAAACTTCTCTGGGACGGAAAAACCACTGATGGTTGGAGAGGTGCCAAGTTAGAGGAATTCCCTGAAAAAGGATGGAAAATTGAAGATGGCGTTCTAAGCGTACTTTCTTCTGGTGGGGAAGAGTCTGCCGCAGGTGGTGATATTGTAACCAAAGAACTTTATGGAGATTTTGAATTGAAAGTTGATTTTAAATTAACCCCAGGAGCCAACAGTGGCATTAAATATTATGTTGACACTGAGATCAATAAAGGTGAAGGCTCTTCTATTGGCCTGGAATATCAAATATTGGATGACAACCTTCACCCCGATGCAAAAAAAGGAAACCATGAAGGCAGCAGAACTGTTAGCTCTCTTTACGATTTAATTCAAGCAGATGTAAACAAACCCATTAAACCTATAGGTGAATGGAATACAGCCTATATCATATCTAAAGACAACCATGTAGAACATTGGCTAAACGGGACCAAAGTTCTTGAATATGAAAGAAAAAGTGATGCATATAGAAAATTGGTTTCTGAAAGTAAATATGCCAAGTGGCCCAATTTCGGGGAATTGGATAAGGGTCAAATACTACTACAGGACCATGGAGATTTAGTATCGTTCAAAAATGTAAAAATCCGAGCTATAAATAATACAAAAGAATAA